From a region of the Pseudanabaena sp. ABRG5-3 genome:
- a CDS encoding metal ABC transporter ATP-binding protein: MLEVQNLSVKYREVTALSNISFSLNSGSLVGLIGANGAGKSTLLKAMLELIPAQSGQIFYHERPLKQQRHKVAYLPQRSQIDWDYPVTVWNVVMMSRTMHSGWFGRTSRQSQEIVKAALERVELDDLRDRPIKNLSGGQQQRVFLARALAQQADILLLDEPLTAVDKKTEALMWQIYNELRQEGKTLLISCHEWGNTLDRYDQLLLLNRHLVASGTPRQVLTPENIQSAYGGAIAPSNYDHSEELLFC, encoded by the coding sequence ATGCTTGAAGTGCAAAACCTGTCTGTGAAATATCGCGAAGTGACCGCACTATCGAATATTTCCTTTAGCCTTAATTCTGGGTCATTAGTGGGGTTGATTGGGGCTAATGGCGCAGGTAAAAGCACTTTACTTAAAGCAATGCTGGAATTGATTCCTGCTCAAAGCGGTCAGATTTTTTATCACGAACGACCTCTGAAGCAGCAACGTCACAAAGTCGCCTATCTGCCACAGAGATCGCAAATTGATTGGGACTATCCTGTGACCGTATGGAATGTGGTGATGATGTCACGGACGATGCACAGTGGTTGGTTTGGTCGGACAAGTCGCCAATCTCAGGAAATTGTCAAAGCCGCCTTAGAGCGAGTTGAGCTTGATGATTTACGCGATCGCCCGATTAAAAATCTTTCAGGGGGGCAGCAGCAACGGGTATTTTTAGCGCGAGCCTTGGCGCAACAGGCTGATATTTTGTTATTGGATGAGCCTTTGACAGCCGTTGATAAAAAGACCGAGGCGTTAATGTGGCAAATCTACAATGAGTTAAGACAAGAGGGCAAAACCTTATTGATTAGCTGCCATGAATGGGGCAATACCCTCGATCGCTACGATCAGTTGCTATTACTCAATCGTCATTTAGTCGCCAGTGGCACACCTCGACAGGTCTTAACTCCAGAAAATATTCAGAGTGCCTATGGCGGCGCGATCGCACCCAGCAACTATGATCATTCTGAAGAATTACTGTTTTGCTAA
- a CDS encoding indolepyruvate ferredoxin oxidoreductase subunit alpha, which translates to MAYTIASNICEGIADCVPACPVACIEQGSGANSKGTIWFKIDATVCIDCGVCLEVCPIQGAIVPEERPELVI; encoded by the coding sequence ATGGCTTATACGATCGCATCAAATATATGTGAAGGGATCGCTGATTGCGTACCTGCTTGTCCTGTAGCCTGTATTGAGCAGGGATCTGGCGCAAATAGTAAAGGTACAATTTGGTTTAAAATTGATGCCACAGTTTGTATTGATTGCGGCGTTTGTCTAGAGGTATGTCCCATTCAAGGAGCGATTGTGCCAGAAGAGCGTCCAGAACTGGTGATTTAG
- the rimP gene encoding ribosome maturation factor RimP produces MSHPLIPQIFQIAEEVASPLGLEVVDVVLHTNKNPVVLRVDIRNPEQNTGLDDCERMSRALEPTLDAIDIIPHAYVLEISSPGAERQLQEDREFIAFKGFMVTVSTAVPHEGKQSWTGHLVFRDETHVAISLKGRIVKIPRELIDRVELSKIE; encoded by the coding sequence ATGAGTCATCCTCTAATTCCGCAAATTTTTCAAATTGCTGAAGAAGTTGCCTCGCCCCTTGGGTTAGAGGTTGTTGATGTCGTGCTGCATACCAATAAAAACCCTGTAGTTTTGCGGGTCGATATTCGTAATCCCGAACAAAATACGGGATTAGATGACTGTGAAAGAATGAGCCGTGCGCTAGAGCCAACTCTTGATGCGATTGATATAATTCCCCATGCCTATGTGTTGGAAATTTCTAGCCCCGGTGCAGAACGTCAGTTACAGGAAGATCGCGAGTTTATTGCTTTCAAAGGTTTTATGGTGACAGTTAGCACAGCAGTTCCTCATGAAGGCAAACAAAGTTGGACTGGGCATTTGGTATTCCGAGACGAGACCCATGTAGCCATCAGTCTTAAAGGTCGAATTGTCAAGATTCCTCGTGAACTAATCGATCGCGTTGAGCTATCCAAAATCGAATAA
- a CDS encoding chlorophyll A-B binding protein: MVSTPTKTPISDNDTSEAVTPVGLNVNPTGAGVFGFSNFAETWNGRMAMIGLVAGFANEVITGKGILAQVGITGGISVLFALFFTGFTIATLLGYYTVKATRNS, encoded by the coding sequence ATGGTATCTACACCAACCAAGACCCCAATCAGCGATAACGATACTTCCGAAGCAGTTACCCCAGTCGGTCTTAATGTAAATCCTACAGGGGCAGGCGTATTTGGTTTCAGTAACTTTGCCGAAACTTGGAACGGACGCATGGCAATGATCGGCTTAGTCGCTGGTTTTGCGAATGAGGTGATTACAGGCAAAGGTATTCTCGCTCAAGTCGGCATCACAGGCGGCATCAGCGTTTTGTTTGCCCTATTCTTTACTGGTTTCACCATCGCCACATTGCTTGGCTACTACACAGTCAAAGCGACTAGAAATTCATAA
- the galE gene encoding UDP-glucose 4-epimerase GalE — MSKPTILVTGGAGYIGSHAVKTLQQVGYEVLILDNLVYGHKDIAETLGAELIVGDTNDRLLLDKLFCDRQISAVMHFAAYAYVGESVTQPDKYYRNNVVGTLSLLEAMVAANIKSFVFSSTCATYGVPQQTPITEDHPQSPINPYGATKLMVERILQDFDVAYGLKSVIFRYFNAAGADPEGSIGEDHNPETHLIPLVLQTALGKREAITVYGIDYPTPDGTCIRDYIHVNDLAEAHVLGLQYLLKGNQSEIFNLGNGNGFSVQEVIDAAKQITGKPINVVFGDRRAGDPPALVGSSEKARTILNWQPKYADINLILQHAWQWHQNRHS, encoded by the coding sequence ATGAGCAAGCCAACAATTCTAGTCACAGGTGGTGCAGGCTATATCGGCTCCCATGCTGTCAAGACTCTGCAACAGGTGGGTTACGAGGTTTTAATTTTAGATAATTTGGTATATGGTCACAAAGATATTGCTGAAACCTTAGGAGCAGAATTAATTGTTGGCGATACCAATGATCGCCTTTTGTTAGACAAATTATTTTGCGATCGCCAGATTAGCGCTGTCATGCACTTTGCTGCCTATGCCTATGTGGGTGAATCGGTGACGCAACCCGACAAGTACTATCGCAACAATGTGGTTGGCACTTTGTCTTTGTTGGAAGCGATGGTTGCTGCCAACATTAAAAGTTTTGTGTTTTCTTCCACCTGCGCGACCTATGGTGTACCACAGCAAACCCCTATCACCGAAGACCATCCCCAATCACCGATCAACCCCTATGGGGCAACGAAGTTGATGGTTGAACGGATCTTGCAAGACTTTGATGTTGCCTATGGCTTAAAGTCGGTAATTTTTCGATATTTCAATGCCGCAGGAGCCGATCCTGAAGGATCAATCGGTGAAGATCACAATCCTGAGACCCATTTGATTCCCTTAGTTTTGCAAACGGCTCTGGGTAAGCGTGAGGCAATTACAGTCTATGGTATTGACTATCCCACCCCCGATGGAACCTGTATTCGTGACTATATCCATGTCAATGACCTCGCCGAAGCCCATGTGTTGGGTTTGCAATATTTACTCAAGGGTAACCAGAGCGAAATTTTTAATCTTGGTAATGGTAATGGCTTCTCAGTTCAAGAAGTAATCGATGCGGCAAAACAAATTACTGGCAAGCCGATTAATGTCGTGTTTGGCGATCGCCGAGCGGGAGATCCACCCGCTTTAGTGGGTAGTAGTGAGAAAGCACGAACAATTTTGAATTGGCAGCCAAAATATGCTGATATTAATTTGATTTTGCAACACGCATGGCAATGGCATCAAAACCGCCATTCATAA
- the nusA gene encoding transcription termination factor NusA — translation MSLLNLPGLGQMVEVISKERNLPKHAVQNALREALLKGYERFRKTYRSDGITFEEEYFNNFDVELDLEGEGFRVLATKMIVDEVSDADHEIGLSEVREVAPEAQAGGTVVVDVTPEQGDFGRMAAIQTKQVLAQKLRDQQRKIIQEEFQDVEGTVLQGRVLRFENTSVIVAVSSGFGQPEVEAELPKREQLAGERPYRPNMTLKVYLKKVFEGSRRGPQLLVSRADAGLVVYLFANEVPEIEEEIVRIVAVAREANPPSPAVGPRTKIAVDTLERDVDPVGACIGARGARIQAVVAELRGEKIDVIRWSPDPSTYIANSLSPARIQEVRLINANERIAHVLVPEDQLSLAIGKEGQNVRLAARLTGWKIDIKNLAKYDYEEEDRKIQESSARIIEPYDQSEQDDENDYADDPE, via the coding sequence ATGTCATTGTTGAATTTGCCTGGTTTGGGACAAATGGTAGAAGTGATTAGCAAAGAGCGTAATCTTCCCAAACATGCTGTCCAAAATGCTTTACGTGAAGCTTTACTCAAGGGATATGAGCGGTTTCGCAAGACCTATCGTTCCGATGGAATTACCTTTGAAGAGGAGTATTTTAATAATTTTGATGTGGAACTTGACCTCGAAGGTGAAGGATTTCGCGTTTTAGCGACAAAAATGATTGTCGATGAAGTCAGCGATGCTGACCATGAAATTGGCTTGTCAGAAGTGCGTGAAGTTGCTCCTGAAGCTCAAGCTGGTGGTACTGTCGTTGTCGATGTCACCCCTGAACAGGGAGACTTTGGGCGGATGGCAGCAATCCAAACGAAGCAAGTATTGGCGCAAAAACTACGGGATCAACAACGTAAGATTATCCAAGAAGAATTCCAAGATGTTGAAGGTACAGTATTACAAGGTCGTGTACTCCGTTTCGAGAACACCTCTGTAATCGTTGCTGTTAGTAGCGGATTTGGACAGCCTGAAGTTGAAGCTGAACTTCCGAAGCGTGAACAGCTTGCTGGGGAGAGACCCTATCGCCCCAATATGACCCTCAAGGTTTATCTGAAAAAGGTATTTGAAGGCTCACGGCGTGGTCCCCAGTTATTAGTCTCACGGGCAGATGCAGGGCTAGTCGTCTATCTATTTGCCAATGAAGTCCCTGAAATTGAAGAAGAAATTGTACGGATCGTAGCTGTGGCTAGAGAAGCAAATCCCCCATCACCTGCGGTCGGTCCCCGCACCAAAATTGCGGTAGATACCCTTGAGCGCGATGTTGATCCCGTAGGGGCTTGCATTGGTGCAAGAGGGGCGCGGATTCAGGCAGTAGTAGCTGAGTTACGTGGTGAAAAAATTGATGTGATCCGATGGTCTCCCGATCCTTCGACCTATATTGCCAACTCCCTCAGTCCTGCCAGAATTCAGGAAGTGCGCTTAATTAATGCTAATGAGAGAATTGCCCATGTGCTAGTACCTGAGGATCAGTTAAGTTTAGCGATCGGGAAAGAAGGTCAAAATGTCCGTTTGGCAGCTCGGTTAACTGGCTGGAAGATTGATATCAAAAATTTGGCAAAGTACGATTATGAAGAAGAGGATCGCAAGATTCAGGAAAGTAGTGCAAGGATTATCGAACCTTATGATCAATCTGAGCAGGATGATGAGAATGACTATGCAGACGATCCAGAATAA
- a CDS encoding YlxR family protein, which produces MALKLHRRCVSCQSVALRDSFWRIVRVPIAQDHQILGDRDSKQFQIQLDDGIGRSAYLCKNLDCLQIAQKKNRLGRSLRTHIPPEIFDILKARL; this is translated from the coding sequence TTGGCTCTGAAGCTGCACCGCCGTTGTGTTAGTTGCCAATCTGTCGCACTGCGAGATAGTTTTTGGCGCATAGTACGTGTACCGATCGCTCAGGATCATCAAATTCTGGGCGATCGCGATTCTAAGCAATTTCAAATCCAACTTGATGATGGGATAGGACGATCAGCTTATTTGTGCAAAAACCTCGATTGTTTGCAAATAGCTCAAAAGAAAAATCGCTTAGGGCGATCGCTCCGTACCCATATTCCACCTGAGATTTTTGATATCCTCAAAGCGCGGCTATAA
- a CDS encoding pentapeptide repeat-containing protein produces the protein MAIDEFVKLLDQGVTSWNRWRESHPDIRGVDLSEIQLEGIDLSGIDLSMANLRGAKLREVNLSSANLRGADLSMANLRGIDLSNSNLSSSHLSMICLSEANLSNANLSGADLRGSNLRLAKLDRADLSTAKLNMSSLNGVSMIGATLIGANLSRAELREANLAGTDFSRANLSEADLSHSNLNVAALVGTDLIGATLVDIDLSESNLCRANLIGANLYRANLCGCDLMGADLRGTNCSEAYFIGADLSRADLNRAEFTSSNLSKTNFTGANTETTDFQDAILPDVW, from the coding sequence GTGGCGATCGACGAATTTGTAAAACTGCTGGATCAGGGCGTAACTAGTTGGAACAGGTGGCGGGAATCCCATCCTGATATTCGTGGTGTTGATCTTAGCGAAATTCAGTTGGAAGGCATTGACCTATCTGGTATTGATCTCAGTATGGCGAACCTGCGTGGAGCAAAACTACGGGAGGTGAATTTGTCCTCAGCTAATCTACGGGGAGCCGACTTGAGTATGGCAAATCTTAGAGGTATAGATTTGAGTAACTCAAATCTTAGCTCATCACATCTCAGTATGATTTGCCTAAGTGAAGCTAATCTCAGTAACGCAAACTTGAGTGGTGCAGATCTGCGTGGCTCAAACCTGCGTCTGGCTAAGCTCGATCGCGCCGATCTATCAACTGCTAAGCTCAATATGTCGAGCTTAAATGGGGTGAGTATGATTGGGGCAACTCTGATTGGGGCAAATTTAAGTCGTGCAGAGTTACGTGAAGCAAATTTAGCGGGAACTGATTTTAGTAGGGCAAACTTGAGCGAGGCGGATCTGTCCCATAGTAATCTCAATGTTGCTGCTCTAGTTGGTACGGATTTAATCGGTGCAACCTTAGTAGATATTGATCTCAGTGAGTCAAATCTTTGTCGGGCGAATTTGATTGGGGCGAATCTCTATCGGGCAAATCTCTGTGGATGCGATCTCATGGGTGCAGATCTGCGTGGCACAAATTGTAGTGAAGCTTATTTTATTGGTGCAGATTTAAGTCGGGCTGATCTCAATCGTGCTGAGTTTACTAGCTCTAATCTCAGCAAAACTAATTTTACTGGCGCAAATACTGAAACCACTGATTTTCAGGATGCGATTTTACCCGACGTTTGGTAA
- a CDS encoding 4a-hydroxytetrahydrobiopterin dehydratase codes for MAQKLSEVEISSAIAQLAGWTVVDQKLQKNFKFSNFVEAFGFISKVAIVAEKMGHHPELFNVYNKVRIDLTTHDAGGISALDFELAQKIDKLL; via the coding sequence ATGGCTCAAAAATTATCTGAAGTGGAAATTTCTTCAGCGATCGCCCAATTAGCTGGCTGGACAGTCGTCGATCAAAAACTTCAAAAAAACTTTAAATTTAGCAATTTTGTGGAAGCCTTTGGCTTTATTAGCAAGGTCGCGATCGTTGCTGAAAAGATGGGGCATCATCCTGAGCTTTTCAATGTTTATAACAAAGTCCGCATCGATCTCACGACCCACGATGCGGGTGGTATTAGCGCCCTTGATTTTGAACTAGCCCAAAAAATTGACAAGCTCTTATAA
- a CDS encoding serine/threonine-protein kinase produces MPYCLNPSCQKPNNPEGCRFCMNCGKNLQLKGLYEAIALIGQGGMGRTFRAVDRGRLGQPCAIKQFLPQFREAQLMEKAIALFESEAAQLKALGSHPQIPELIAYFEEEGCLYLVQELIEGENLYNELQSQGIFSEAKIYQLLEEILPVLQFIHDRQVIHRDIKPDNIVRKKEKGKRKRTKSQSQIPNSPQNNLVLVDFGAAKAFTTDTAGRTGTLIGSAEYVAPEQARGKAVPQSDLYSLGVTCIHLLTGISPFDLYDDVSDRWIWREKLQAPISSHLANILDRLLARAIANRYRSANEVLQDLSSLVNLSSAIAPRSSDYPQHYTQTYVQIRQLQELLSLGQWQESDRLTNKIILELADKPKIAEITADDIDNIACDVWMAIDQAWMEFSNNHFGWSTQKQIWQSIGGKLIYNEDTYWEFANIYEKFSDRIGWRRPRWLNLGLSPKVWRKYENLIFAIASPRGHLPSLFFWEGFNLVDIVLYRLEICRQSREKL; encoded by the coding sequence ATGCCCTACTGCCTCAACCCTAGCTGTCAGAAGCCAAACAATCCTGAAGGATGCAGATTTTGCATGAATTGCGGTAAAAATTTGCAACTTAAGGGTTTATATGAGGCGATCGCTTTAATTGGGCAGGGCGGAATGGGGCGGACTTTTCGAGCAGTCGATCGCGGACGGTTAGGGCAACCCTGCGCGATCAAGCAATTTTTGCCGCAATTTCGAGAAGCGCAGTTAATGGAAAAAGCGATCGCCCTTTTTGAAAGCGAAGCTGCCCAACTCAAAGCCCTTGGCTCGCATCCCCAGATCCCTGAACTAATCGCCTATTTTGAAGAAGAGGGATGTCTTTATTTAGTGCAAGAACTGATCGAAGGCGAGAATCTCTATAACGAGTTACAAAGTCAAGGCATCTTTAGCGAAGCCAAGATCTATCAACTCCTAGAAGAGATTCTCCCTGTCCTCCAATTCATCCACGATCGCCAAGTCATCCATCGCGATATCAAGCCAGACAATATTGTTAGGAAAAAGGAAAAAGGAAAAAGGAAAAGAACTAAGTCCCAATCCCAAATCCCAAATTCTCCACAAAACAATCTAGTATTAGTCGATTTCGGTGCGGCTAAAGCCTTTACGACAGATACCGCAGGTCGCACAGGGACTTTAATCGGGAGTGCGGAATATGTAGCTCCTGAACAAGCAAGAGGTAAGGCTGTTCCTCAAAGTGATCTTTATAGTTTGGGAGTGACTTGTATTCATTTATTAACGGGGATTTCGCCTTTTGATCTGTATGACGATGTTAGCGATCGCTGGATTTGGCGAGAAAAGTTGCAAGCTCCGATTTCTAGTCATTTGGCAAATATTCTCGATCGCCTCTTAGCTAGAGCAATTGCCAATCGTTATCGTTCCGCTAATGAGGTCTTGCAAGATTTAAGCTCTTTAGTCAATTTATCTTCAGCTATTGCCCCTCGCTCTAGTGACTATCCGCAACACTATACACAGACCTATGTCCAAATTCGCCAACTTCAAGAATTACTCAGTTTAGGACAATGGCAAGAAAGCGATCGCCTTACAAATAAAATCATTTTGGAACTTGCGGATAAACCTAAAATCGCCGAAATCACTGCCGATGATATCGATAATATTGCCTGTGATGTTTGGATGGCGATCGATCAAGCATGGATGGAATTTAGTAATAATCACTTCGGTTGGAGTACTCAAAAACAAATCTGGCAGAGCATTGGGGGGAAATTAATCTATAACGAAGATACCTATTGGGAATTTGCAAATATCTATGAGAAGTTTAGCGATCGCATCGGATGGCGCAGACCAAGATGGCTGAATCTCGGCTTGTCTCCAAAAGTCTGGCGCAAATATGAAAATCTGATCTTTGCGATTGCGTCTCCACGCGGGCATTTGCCGAGCCTATTTTTTTGGGAAGGCTTTAATTTAGTGGATATAGTGCTGTATCGCCTAGAAATATGCCGTCAAAGTAGAGAAAAATTGTGA